The Polypterus senegalus isolate Bchr_013 chromosome 11, ASM1683550v1, whole genome shotgun sequence sequence TGTGATTGTTTTCCTACAAAATGGTGATAATCCATTGTTGATTCACACGTGGCTCTTCTCATACAACAGCAGGGTTGCTACTATTCATGCACATTTTCTTGCTTGTCTTGCCCCACTATTTGGATGCTACATTTTAAgtcattaatgtttttttctgactttttcacATAAAAACAATTTCTCGATACCTGCCAGCCTGCTTTAAACAGCATTGTTGGCACCTATAATACTGTCAATGATTAGGCAGTAAATTATGTATAAAATGTAAGTATACTTAGTATATCATAATATTCAGTATAAATGATTAAGACAACAATTGGTAACTTTAGTGGTTCaagtgaatttaaaattaaaatgttcataTGGAGTATAATGATTTATAAATTGTTTGGACAAAATACACTAAGTTATGAACCTTATTTcagagcaatattttttcagctCTTTATGAATGCGAAACAGTATAATGTAAGTTCACTTACAACAAGGGCTTAAATTGTGACATTAATGGTTTATTTAATGAAtggagaaaatattaaaataaagtttaatgttaATATAAATATGAACAGTTACAAGCAGTTACATTTATTTACCATGGAATGCAAAGAATAGAAAAGCATGAAGAATAAAAGTATGACTTATATAATGGTTCACATTTAGACAAGGAATTCAAAAATATCTCAATGCTTCGTACATAATATTAagtatatgcatttttaaaattaagatgtaaataaagttgcaaaaattgATGTCATAAGCAGCAGgcatatataatttattatgttaattCATTAAATGAACGTTTGCAAATTAAAGGGATCAgttacttgtatcaaaatcagacgATTCTTCTGCCTACAGTGACTCTGAAAGATAAATGGATTGCATGTTTTCAAGATTGCTTAAATACAAGAGTCCTGCTTCTTGACAGGTTGATGAGGTGTGTTGGGGAACAGTTTGGCAATTTCTGGCACAGTGAACACCTGGAACTTAGATTTTTGGCATCTGCCTTTTCAACCATCTCAATATTAGTCCACTGATGACACTTGTCCTCTCTtttttgatgatatttttatgaaaatggctGCATTGTGTCATACTGCTATTTTTGGAAGGGGGGCTTTGACTATTAAAAGTTACTAAAAAGTATCTGTTCccctttaaaatacatatttatttattttctgatccAGGTGCTTCGGCTTGGAGTGCATCTAAACAGAACAAGGTGCAAGACAGAAATGAACCAGATGAAATTGTAGTCTAGAGAATGGCACCACCTTATACTCAAGGATAACAGCCTGGTTCTGCAATATTAGAGGTAAAGTAAGACAACACTCAAGAAAGTACACCATTGTTGAAACCTGATTTAAcattaaataagtaaaatcagAAATGTAAAAACCAAGTAAGAGACAATTTTAATTGTTGATCAAAGGAGATCTACAAATGAAGGGGTGTTTCTTTAAGCAAGAAACGGAAGTCCAAAGGAAGTTGTTATCTTTAGAGATGACAGCACAATGGTTGGAGGAAGAGATCTGTGTGGGTGAACCACTGGTCCAGTTTTGGTAACTCAAGGACGTTTCATCTATCCAGAATCAGAATCCAAACACACGGCTTTGTCTTAGTCCCAGCCACACATTGGATGAATTGGTGGTATTTACTAATGTAGCTATTATATTCTGCTCCATCTCTGAGGAAATCCTGATGAGGTTGGAGTTCTTATTTCTACAGTAGTCCACAGCCTCTTCCCAAGTGGAACTGTCGTTGACTAAGGTCAAATTCCAGCCAactaccaaaaaaacaaaacagtgcatatattaccataaattaaaaaaaaatcatacacagACTAGTAATACtactttattatactgtacatttcaatttGGATGCaaaagatctaatcaataacaaagtatttttttgtgttcataagaattatgtATGAATGTTCTgaagttatttaaatttttttttttgtccaccaccTCTTGACTCACCCATACTTATGATATACCTTTTGTCTCATTTTGATGTCTACTTATACAAGACATCAAACTTTTTGGGATTCCCCCTATTTTTGAGGGGACATCCCAAACATGCCTTCATTTTAGTACATTTTTGGACCATGATTTGTGCAGGAAGTTACGCCCTTAGGatagagtaaaccaataggtgttcTCAGAAAAAATTATCAGAAGGACTTAAAGATTGTGCATTCCACATCAACGTACCCTAGAGGGTCACACCCTAATAGGATACGAGAGGTCAAAGgtacttctttttaaaaaaaaaccttgaaaacaTGGAGATCTGTAATGTAGGCATGTGGACTGTTGTTTCATGCTATTTGGAGGGTGTTGATCATgaatacatttttgatatttgattctttacctgtGGATCTgtccctctaagagccactcccggGAGGTGAAAAATGACAACTGTCAAATATAAACATGTGGGATATCATTTGAGACTATTACAAGGTAAGTGATTATGAataagatgttagttttggtttCTGACATTTCTGATCCTTTACTAGGCATCTACAGTAGCCCCCTacggacctctatcagagggtgacagaagacacatttttattatgatcaaaaatatttacactttaaacatttaaattgaagcacacattttaatatttcaaatatctgacacaactaTTTTTGTATATGATacacttctacctcatgaaataaatcattacatttcttatgaacaccccaaattagagtggcttatgctaattcagacttttttttattgttgccaCATTGCTGGTGACCCAATACCACATGTGCTGCTCCTTGTGAATTCATTCAGACCATTTAAAAGTTTTCAAATGTCCCAAGATTACAAATGACACTAATCCCTTCTTAGCCATATCTGTCTTTTTATTACAAGGCCACATTCTTaagaggaaaataaatgaaaaacacaattagATGCTGGCTGCCATCATGGTGAAATGCTTAGCACTCCTGCCTCAAATagacttcttttttttgtgataccaagttagttttttttaaagtaaaagtttttaaatgtatGCTTGTTGTGAGTTTATGTTTTCAGAAccctttgttttctatgtgtttattttatacaatgcTTATTATTGTCTAAAAAAATAATCCTCATTCCTTTTTTTGACAACTTCAGATTAATTTCTAACTGGCCTTTCTTTATTAAAATCCTAGAAAAGACAGTCACCACCTGATCGAAGCATAATGTAGCCCCCTGTGATAATGGAATGAAGACAGGTGTCTTAGCTGTCCACAAGACtaacttcatcaaatcctatctTGTGAATCCTGAAAACAAAGAGGATTGATTTTTGAACATGcgttttaggtagaatgcccagtggggggctgggcagtcttttgtccatagaacccctgcagattttactttttctccagcctaactggagttttatttttttttctgtcctactggccatctgaccttaccttttttGTCACTTatactttaatattattgcctaatcttaattgtttttcttttcttgtttaactgtttttctttaaCGTTTGGTAAAGTATTTTGACCTACACTGTTCTCtataaaaaatgtgctatataaataaatgacgttattgttgttgttgttgtcgtctAGGCTGCCCTTGGGTTGTAGAAGAGCAAAGCCTTAAACGGTCTGATTAGATCTAATACAAGTGTTTCTATTTCCTTTTACACAGATGCTTTCACTATGTCTTagagtatacattttaaaatgttttaataaatacttCAAACTTCTGATACTAACaatatgatgatggtaatgtaATGTAAGTTTATATCTTTAGTTATGTTACTTaagatttcctttttctttcttgaaagatagttggacaaaacaaaaaatgtgacacttaccCTGGGAGCAAATTAAGTGCTTCTCTGTACTGTATTGAGTTATAACACAACATCCTTTAATTTTAACCTCAGTGCAATTTTCAGGATGCTGTTCGTTGTCTAATAATTGTGATTGATTGCTGTTATTTGTCAATGTTGATTTCTCATCATCAGACCACTTGGAGGAATTCTTGAATAGACCAATCCAGAAAGGCATGTTTTGTGCTTTCTTCCTTATCTCTTCATTTTCACTCTCATTTCTTATACTGACCAAGTCTGTGTAGGTCTTTTGACAGTAGTTCAGAGCTCTGGTCCAGTTCATACTCTTATTTATCCAAATATAAGTGTGATTGTATTCAgtttctgttaaaataaaaatttggaaTACATTTAACTTTTTAGATTTGTTAATTTAGTattaacatcttgcctgaagaagaggccggagctgcctcaaaagcttgcatattgtaatctttttagttagccaataaaaggtgtcattttgcttgacttctcactacattacattttattaaatttaacctTTTAAAATGATCTGTCCCCAGACAAATGCTGGTCTGATATTATTATcatgtgtttcattttcattttcagttcttgAAGCCCTAATTACTATTGTCCACCGGTGGTAGACACCAACTGGATTATTTTCCCAAGTTAATTTTTATTAGATACAGACAGTCCCCCAAATCAGTCCAGGAATATGCCATGTATGGTACCTCCTTAGAATGCTACTTGAAATCTGTTGACACATTTGTAGATATATTGAGTGTGTTCATTAAAGTTATCCAATATGGTTCCCAGATATTTAAAGCTGCTAACTCTCTTAACTTCTTCTCCATTAAGAACCAGTGGTTGTACTGGTTCATCATTCTTCCTAAAACTAATGAGCATATCTTATGGGGTGAGATAGGAGTCCACCTATAACttctgtaatatactgtaaaggaTATCCAGCTTCTTGCTGTTAAAGgctaaattaaaattaacaaacattattttcataaaagGGTTTGGTTTTCCAAGGGTATATACTGTAACTGGCATAAGGAACAGACATGACTGCATCCCCCACTGATTGATTCTGTGTATGAAAACTGCAATGGATCCAAAGCGGAACAAACCTGTAAAGTAAGGCAAGAACAAGCGACTTCAAGCATTTTGCTAAAAGTGATACAAGTGCCATTGAATGATTATCATTTAATACTATATTTTAGGACTGGGACTTTAGAGTCTCTTCCAAAAGCGTTGGCACTCTGCGCTCTTCCAGGGAGCAATTGAAAAGCTGACACAGGATTCCTGACAGCTCCCCAAATTATTCTTTAAGGACCCTTTACTTAATTAAATCACTTCCTGGAGCTCTGTAAGGCTTCAATTTACTCTGAACTTCGCAGtttgtattataatttaaaaagatctTAGAAATAAAAACAGTAGAATTTTTATGACTGAATGTTGTCCCATCTGGTATTActctaaataatttaataatattattgtgATAAATGTTAGGTGTTCTGACTAGGAGTCTCAAAGCATGTAagtcccaaaaatgcccactggGGGTGGGGGTGTGGGGGGAAAATCCCATTTAAAAACCCTGGCTAGCAGCAGAGCAccacatagaatctttataaaataaaaaaggtttgctACTCACAATAATGCTCAGTAACACCATGAATTTCTAAAGAGCACAAAAAGCATAAATGAGTTCCCAGCAAAGACAAACTAAGTTCCAATTCAGTaaaaaaacaatgtcaaaaatgttCAACAAAGTGCAAAAAAGTGTACGCACGGaagaaaaataacacaagtaaactcacAGCTCCCTAGCACATATAAATAAACCACCACGGACTGTAGGAATCCCTCTTTTATTGGGTTGAGGGAAGTCCCTGGAAGTGATGAGCAGGTGATCCCGCCATATACAGGCATATAAAACAAAgcagataataaataaaagaatcatcaACAATGATGTTAATGactcaaaaattaacaaaaaggaccaaaaacaaagatttgaaccctatccaggggaggaaccctggctgaaatataatgttaaatttatttcTAACACCTATAATCTTACAAGAAAGTCAGTTGATAAATTTTTTCATACAGATGTGCCCAAAAATATTGTCTtgttatgtcattttttaaattatttaattctaaAGAAGGAAATAGAGGAAGGCTGGAGCCTAGGTTTCAAAGCAAGCACAAACCCTGTAACCCCCCTTTTACTCAAATAATGCACCATTCTTCTTGATAAGTATTGAAATGAAAAGATCATCCCATCTTGAATTTCCTTAGTGTCCAGTGGAACAAAACATAAAAGCCATAAAAAGAACTTGAATCTTGTTTATTCCACAATGATATTCCAAATTGACAAGGATAAAATGTTTGGACCCTTTGCAAGTTATAGGAAATAATTGTCCCGTAGTGATCCTTCCATCAGGTTAATTGACTTTCAATGATTTTCACAAGTGTCTTTAATCTTATAATCACTCATTCGACAAGTTGAAATGGAGATGAAACTCACACAAATTTTTTATATTACACTAAACATGGGAAAGAGAGGAAAAGGCAGAGGAGGCAAGATAGATAGTAACAGTCAAGCATGGTCAATGTAAAGGTGACAAGACCCTcttcaaacattttaatgttCTTGTGACCACTGTTGCCAATATTATCAAGAGGTTTTGGTCCCATGTGATTTTAGCTGACATCTGTAGATGTGACTGCACAAGAAAAAGTGACTCATAAAGACTATGAATGATGGGAACCAAGGAAAACGTCAATACATGTCCACTCTGTCCTCCAAACTCTAAGTACAATAGTTTCAAGTCACACAATTCATCGATGGCTGGATTAAATTGTAATCCATAGTAGAAAACCTTGAAAAGACCCCACTTCTATAAGAGAAACACAAACAGACTCTGCAGTTTGCCATAATGCAGATTGTTAAGCCATGATACATCCGAGAGAGTGTCCTTTTAAATAGACAAAACAAAATGAGAGCTTTTCAGTAAACCATACCAACTCTCCATTcacagtaaaaaaatgaaactttcaaagaaaagaacaccatcccTACCGTGAAAAGTGAGGTTTAATGATGTTTTTAGGTTGCTTTTCCAGCTTCTTTCAGCCTGTGCAGGGAGCAGCAAAATAAGAAGATTATCAGGGCATTTTGGTGGGAAATGTAGAAATCATctttaggtcaggggtcctccAACTAGTtaatgaaccaaaacatactTCAAAAAGTActcaagaaaagaagaaaaaacactgtACCATTCTGAAGTGACCTGCTATGAGTCCTGATCTCCTGAAAAAGCTGAAAGTTGCAATTGGGAGAAGGCATCTGTCAAATCTAAGTGAATTgaagaagagtgggccaaacaaTCAATTCAAAAATGTAGAAATCTAACTCAGAAATGTAGAAAGTGCTTGACAGCAGTTATTGCTTCCGAAAGCTGTGCTGCAAAATATTGGATTAAGGGAACTAATATTTTTGCACATGCCATTttcacttgtttaattattttaaaatatgttcgtcataaatcaaaaaacaaaaattctgttCTTTTATAAAATGCGATTTAAAGAACTGTAGATACcaaacactgcggtgggctggcgcgccctgcccaggggtttgtttcctgccttgcgccctgtattggctgggattggctccagcagacccccataaaaTGGATCAATGCACAATATTATCAGCATAAAGAGAGATTTTGTTCAGTTGCTTCCTTCATAGTCAATAGTCATGTCCGAGGATGGACTGGACAATGAGGATACCTCACATGCAACGGTTAGTGCAAAtcagtgctcagtgcttttattcacaaaaaaaggtgaaaaaagtacagtgttcaaataatccataaaaattatTCTAAAATTGGAGGTTAAAAGtcccataaataaatacatccagaaacaggttaaaaacacaattaaagtccgtCAAGTAAAACTCTCATGAGCCACAGTACATTCCTCTAGAAaccacatctctgctgctcgcccATCAAGGTCTACTCAGAGAGCAAAGATGCATAACAACAAGCATAGCCATTTTTTTTATTGGCTTGTGACCGTATCACCCTGTGAACCCTACTCCTTTCTCCTGCCACCATCCCTCTGCCTTCAACAGGTTCCCACTGGAGCAGTTGGACACTCCTCCTCCTAGTACCCTTAGCAGCAGTAACCAGGCCCTGTGACCATCGACTGCTCGTTTTTCTCAGGGCCCCATTCCTGACTGCCGCCCTCCTCTCTGCAGCAGCACTGGCTCAGCCATGATTCTAACTTTTCACTTTCCTTCTGTTTAATATCCCTTACAGTATTTTGCTCTGTTCAATCTCCCCCTCTCTTAATCATGGACTCCAGTTAAATTCTTACAGGTGCAGCATGCTAATAACCATCTTCATATCAAATACACTTAATCCAGATCATTGTTTTACTGGTAAGATTCTAGCATGACAGCATTGGATGCAACCAACACTGGAAGGGTCACCATTCTTATGAGGAGCCCCATCCTTGATCACAGTAGAACTGGCAGTTCTCACCACTTAAtcaaacatgcatgtctttagcatgtggggaaaaaaactaGAGTCCATGAATAAAACGCtaaacagacatggagagaatatgcaaaatcCACAAAGAGTGAGAAGGACTAAATTGAAACCCATGAATTCATTTATATTCATAAATGTTCAGTAAAGGTAGAAGCATGGTTTAGCTGATGAACCTGATCATTGTGAGAATCCTGCTTGGCTGTTTTGAGTGTGTCAGCTTTCTACTGTTTGAGCCTGGTATTCAAAGATCTACTGTAAGGGTCCCAAATTGACTTGAACCTGGGAATTAGACAGATATCATTCTTAGGTTAAGTTTCAAAACCTTAGTTACTATGGCCCCACTGCATTTGAGGAAACATTTATAGTTGGGTGAAGAAACAAGAGTGCTCTGCTGACACATATGTTCCAGCAGTTACCACTTTAGAAGCTTATTTTTCAAAGTCACTCATTCTCCAGGTCCTCTGTTAGTGTGCAAAGCCACTGGCTCAGCTGGTTCTTCATTTATGACATCTCTCAGGCAAAGAAAGTATAGTACTTTCAAGGTAAAATAATCCACTATTtattaactgaaaaatgtaaGCCATCACATTTGAGACAGGCTGCTTCTGGAGGTGAGTGATCCCTCATCAAATCATATAATTGATTGCACACTTGTGAAACCTCAGCACACAATACCTAGGACACGTCACTCAAGCAGACAGACTCTGAGGACAACGACACTGCATTTCCCATTTTCCAGAGAAGGTCTGCATCGACAGACATGCTATCCCATTGCAGCAATGGTGGTGCAAATTCATGTGCCATTAGAGTGCCTGATCACCCAGCCCAAAGCCAAATATGTAGAATATGCCATAAAATGCTGCTGTGCTACTTTCAGAACACAGCCCACCAATTTGTGTGCATCAAATCAAATCTTCAGAGTTGTTCAGTTTGAAAGTTTACTATGTTTACTAGGTAGGTCTGTGCTGGACCTCGCCAACTAACAGATGTCAAACTTCTGTATTGAACTGGGACACTTACATCTTCTTACATTTGCCACTTCAGCTCACACCACTTATGgtttatttatgtaaattatCTCTTTTTCAGGTAATATGTGGTTATTCATTAAgagtgttttatttgtaaaacctTATTATATTAAGTGATTCCTCAGTAAAATTATACAGATGCAAATTTAAATTCAATATATTAACCTGATCAATGGAAAACATTAATGAATGCCCTTTAAGCATTTAACTGGATTTTGTAAACTGTcaaacttatttaaataaaagcaacTATGAGTGTGAACACAGGAAAAGCACTgtacaattatttacatttataaaatttgtttctgaaaaaatgtttgtcCAATAAATAGATCTAGCAGCTGATGTAGATTTTAAgagagaaataataaaagaataaattacTGTTTTAAATCTATTCTTTTGCAATCTTCCTTTACTATGATGTCATAGAGGCTTTAAAGGTGACATTAATAGGATTACAAAATACCCACCGTTGTAGCACATGAAAGGTTTCTCTTCACTGCAGTCTGAATCATTCCAAGAACCATCTGACTGGAGCACTGCACATGAAAACTCTCGTTTCCAGTTTGTGTATGTGAGGGGGCTTCTGTTTGACCACTGCCAGTTATCATTTTCACGGCGGAGACCAATCCAATAATTTTTATCATGTGGAGTTTTCAGATTCTGATTTTCTGTTTGGCTCTCCACCGTCATCAAATCTGTGTAGTTGTTTCTGCAGTACCTCTGGGCATCAAGCCATGACAGTGAATAATTCACCAAGTCGAATGGTGTGGTCACTTTAGACTCTAAGAAACAATGTAAGcatatttacaataatgtaaatattaactTGACTATTTTATTAACCTGATT is a genomic window containing:
- the LOC120539114 gene encoding macrophage mannose receptor 1-like, producing MKQFPRKEVSIMILFLLTCRVDDGNPATALADLYSSNGIQIPGLSSSVLNVVSNVTVWHEAYNYCRKNSSDPAAVSAVNQLMQKLNISGKDNFCTYLSFYEVKWQWSNKDAVTYSNWKRNFFCGFVQSDGTWNDSVCDDQKTFMCYKETINISERYVWINSTMNWKSAQNYCREKYKKDLVSIRNESENQEIMEKAQGSPFWIGLFNNPWKWSDGENSTFQIWSHKQPDNYCHNEACVEILSDGTWNDAFCGKMNYFFCTNKSKVTTPFDLVNYSLSWLDAQRYCRNNYTDLMTVESQTENQNLKTPHDKNYWIGLRRENDNWQWSNRSPLTYTNWKREFSCAVLQSDGSWNDSDCSEEKPFMCYNETEYNHTYIWINKSMNWTRALNYCQKTYTDLVSIRNESENEEIRKKAQNMPFWIGLFKNSSKWSDDEKSTLTNNSNQSQLLDNEQHPENCTEVKIKGCCVITQYSTEKHLICSQVGWNLTLVNDSSTWEEAVDYCRNKNSNLIRISSEMEQNIIATLVNTTNSSNVWLGLRQSRVFGF